The stretch of DNA TAAAACTGTATACCTATCTTTTTGcagaatagaaataaatttatacagtatatgGATGCCGAAGGAAGTTAGTGGTGTTTTGAATGAAAACATTCGAATTTAGAGCTTCAATAGGCACTCTTCGTAAGATACCGGTACAAACAAAATATGGAAATAAAATTGctggaaaatattttcatttattttttattaaaatctttACATATAATTTGAAGGATGTTTTCACGAAAAATAGTCCATTTTAATACAGTATCACACAGAGCAAATATTCGTCTCAGAAAAAGCTTATGCATTTTCTGCTGAATTAGACTCTTTTTGGAAATTTGAGGTCAGGCCTACATGTAGCTTGCAAACTAGTTtgttatatcttatataataactaaataaagattttaagatatgtaattattgtgttATCTTGTATTCTCcaataatgtaataaatatagaaaattaacaagaggaaatgaataacataaaacattgaaaagtgCTACAGATTTGCCTATTCTAAGGTTTTCGGGCCAACATTTAAGGGGTATTGGAAAGCAAATgggtcatattttgaaaaataatatggtgagatataatttttattggtttttctTATTGCAAATACGTCAATCTTCtaggaaattataaaaaatcgatttttcctgatatcattttttcagaaaagaagaaaatatgactattttgatgcaatttttcactaaaattgggcccggatttcattttaaaatatgaagaTAGCtactgctattcatagccgccgCAATGAGAAATAATATAGTCAAtacacattttttaaataaggTAATAGTTTTAATAAACGACcgttttattgaaaaaaatacgtcTTGGGCTCAggttctgaaaaaaatatacaatttaaaatTCATTGTCTTTGTTAGAATTTacgttataattgtacctgctgtttctattgcatgatcattaATTAAAAGCGTCTAAATTAAGGATATGATTTTATCTTTCTTCCTAGTCTAGACTAGAAGATAGAACCCAGGACTCACcgaagaccaaaagtgaggtgtgtcaagggaaacgttagggagaaagaaaatataaagattCTAAATTTAGAGTTTCTGCTCCTTCTTTGGGCTAAGCATAAAGGGAGAaaggcgactggttcgcccgttgtcactATAATgagaccgggtggggtgtgttgcttggcgttttcggcggtatgcttcagcAGTATAAAAAGGGCATGAGTTCCACTATAAATTACACCACAGGAATATACCAGTTTCCCAAAATACGCACCATGCACTTCATAACACTACACAgaggccgtcatttcatgatcctggctgttgaGATAGggctttaattaatcaaacaaatattggCTTTACCGTTTTATagatttctttttattataGATTGTGATTTCACCGAAGCATCCATTAAGGTGGTCAATaagtaataaaacaaacacaccCTGATATTTATTCCGTCAAGTAAAGCTACTACATAAAATGTGAACAAACATTAAGTATTATACTTTGTATATAATGCTATAGAAATGTAATACACGTTCTTTTTTCAACACAGATCAAACAAAACTGCGCTTGCTTTAAGCGATTCAATTTTCGTTTTCACTTGTATATCAACATCAATGGAAAATTACACAGACCATATCAACATTCTGTAGACTACATTAGATGTAGTTCCTCATATTTATCGGTAATTGTCGATATCCTGTGGACACGTGTCTGGTGACTTGCTGAGATGCTGACTCTACCAGAGATTCTGGGTCTTCTTAATCTCCTATTTGTCCTATTGTGGTGAGTTCGAGTGATGGATtctaaatttatgaaaaaaaaggaaaaaaaatgaatagtaATACTCACTATCAGGTGACTAATATCGGTTTTTAACTTAGTTATATGTGCCGCATTTTTCAAACGCACGACTCAACAAGAGCTTTTAATGTTAACCATCAAAGTTTACATTTTGggaattacataattataatgcaTAGGTattaatttatacaagttcaaaATATTCCAATGAGTTGGAAATGTTTTTTGTTAGTACTACCAAATTTCTTTATGACGCATTTAACTTTTGCTGTAATTAATTGCAAACGGAAAAGACTGTTTACGGGAAACCTTGTATTCTATCATTATACATATGTCAAAATTAAATGATCTTGAAATATtactttaatttgaataaacacTAAACAAGGAGTTTTATGATATTCCGGATATAGCATGAATATATGTTgaatatattacaaatttaTTTGCGCTAGCATTTTGAGGTActattacattttatttgtatgacGAAATTCCTTACTTAGACAATAAAAGAGATACTTATACTTGTATGTATCTCCAATTCCTCTTCTTATTTAAACAAACATGAAGAACCTCAATCTATTGTTTTACGACAAATAGAGGAACTTCCATATAGGTCCTCGCTGCttcctgggggaccagagggacCAGAGAGGTTGGCCAGACAGGGTCAAACTGactaaaaattcaaaacatcttctgaattcacaggtttgatggaaggaAATACTCATCATATATTAAAacgccctgcaggtagggcgttagaattgtacctgccgCCCCTgttacatgatcgtaaaaggcgactaaatttaggatttcaTCTTTTCTTCTCTTCCTAATCgactttatcttttttaatgcctcccttggcaccgcctcatttttgacgttgagttgagcgttcgcccctgtgaggaaggctcttggttctaTCACCTGGCCGAGAAACACCAAAGCCTTTAATCATGGTAGTTTATGCTCCCGCTTAGCGCTGAGCAAACAAGGAGcgagacgactggttcacccattgtcagtataatgtgacatggTGGGGtctgttgcttggtgtcttcggcggcatgctttagtgatataacactataaaaagggcaacggTTTCACTATACGAGAAGacgcaacacgaacatactgcagtctctcaaaacacgcacctcgaacttcacactgcatacataagaggccgtccttacatgaccatagctgttaataggacgtcaacataataaaaaaacacaattgcagtcttccaaaacacgcatccTGCACACATACACGCACCActtcgcatacatgggagaccggcCTTACATGACGGTGGTTGtttgttgataggacattaattgataaaatatcaactatgcggtgttttgcgtgtatgaagtgcgggtgtgtgttttgggagactgcagtatattcgcgttgtgtcttcttgtattgtaGAACTcttaaaccaaacaaacaaatgcatCATAGAATCTAAAACAGCGTTCTGTCCAAAAAATGCTTTAATTATCTAGGATGCTTTCGAATAGCCTATTGCCCTGGAAATTTCTTCACTCGTTAACAATTCATAGACGGTGTATTTTCTGGCCAAACCAAACCTCATTTCTGACTTCACCAATAAAAAACATTCGGTGTATTTCGGGAGAAAATCTTTCATTTCAGGAATTTAATTCCGTTTGATATTTGTTAATGTGTTTACGATGTTTTTTGGTGAATTTGTCAGTAAAGTGCATTGTTCAACGAGTCTTACTTTCAGTTCTTGCTGGTTTCTGTAGACCCgcatttttaaagaaattctAAAACAACGGTCCGTACCAGAATCTCCCGTCATCAGCTGGAAgatatcaaagttataaaataattttctcaTATTATTATTTGGTTTAATATTTGCCTGCATGTCTAATATGTCACTTAGAACAGTATCGGGTATCTGaatctttatgaaaaatgtttgGGTTACAAAATTTTGATCAGAATCAGACATATGTCCCGTCCATCTACACCTCGGAATTGGCCACTTTCCATCTCTTCCCAAATGACTTTTTTGCGTCAAACATAAGGGaggatatcatttttttatcaaatttagaTCTTTTCTCTTTCTTATAGACATGTCACCTTATTACACCGTCTCACGTTTGGCCTTAAGTTGAGCTCTTGCCCGTTAGAAAGGCTCCGGAATCTGGCCCCTGGCAGAGACATATCACAGTCTCTAAAATGTATGGTGGTAGGTATTTGGAACTCGGCATAACATGAATGGGATGACTGCTTTGTCAGTTAAAAAGGAGCCATGTAAACCACAGTCTCTCGGTTATGTAATGTTAACTCTTTGGGCTCACCTTAGGCCATCGTTGCGTTGACAATAGATactcaaaaacaaaattagaaTTTGTAGGTATAACGCGGTTCTCACAAATACCGCTTTGACTTAAATCGGGATCTTCACAATATGTCATTTTCAATgtaaacacaaccatatatatgaAGCAATTTGCTAATGTATCCCAATATTTACTGATTTTTGTTAAGCAAATATTCGCTTTCGGATTATTAAACCCATGCAATATGAAGACGAGGACCATTCATTTTTATACGAAACAAATCGAAACATTGATTTTTAAAGTGAAATACAATCTATACTGAAGCCCTTAGCTGACCACTGATAccatttgtttatttgatttattaacgtcctgttaacagttatggtcatgtaatgaccgcctcccatgcatgctttgtgtagcgtgtgtgacgTGCAAGGCGGATGGTTCTACTGGCGTTTCTTTGAACATATTAGCCATGCTGACTGTATTTCAACTCTTCACTTTTCTTTGCACAGCGAATATCTGTTCAGGTATGTCActcatttaatgttttatacatGACgtgttaaataattttatcgTTTTTAGAAATAACTTATTTcacattaaaacataattttcacAATACgccaatttttaaaaaaaaaattcaaaactacTTTCTAAAGCCCACCATCTTCAGAAAGTGGGCTATTTAAATCGTCTTTCGTTCGTGGTTCTTCCGTCGGTTAACAAATCTTGTAACcgcaatttctcagaaagtatttcagggatctttcttaattttcatagtaggttcccctagagccctagttcagcatattacattttgggaccgatcagtcaacaagatggctgccaggcgtggattttgataattaaagttcgtcatgaagggatctttctgatatttcatttgtaggttcttCTAGAGCCCTGGTTGTGCATAAtgaattttgggaccgatcagtcaacattATGGTTGACCGGCCGCcttcttgtattttgatagttaaactttgttaccgctatttctcagaaactactgaTCAAAGAGATCTTTCTCAGCATTCCTATGCATAGGCTCCGAATAGGCCATTATTTTTGCTttatgcattttgggaccgatcagtgaatAAAATGGCCAACAGGCCATCATCCTGGATTGTTATGGTAAAAGTAGATAAAAGAGCCCTCTTTTACTtctcagatatagatcattctttggtgggagccaagatccctctgggatctcttgttattttttgttgtttgaaaATGGTAATTCTCTATAGTCTGTAAAGGTATCAACACTGTTTACGTGTTAAAAACtaggttacatgtatatgcatgtatttattttgttgacTTGATTGTTCCCGTTGTGAGCATTAGGATACTTGATTTTTTAACTTGTCTCTTTTACCCGAGAACGATAATAGATGATATAACCGAGCTCAAAACTGATTCCCTagcatataaatatatgatgtaACGTGAATAATAAAAGTTTTAACTCCATAAATCCTTAGAAATGGTTTTCCGCATAGTTATGCTTAATGTACATTCtcctaaaatatttattttactaaaacaaaaaaaaacacccccACAAAAAGGCAATTGCGTATTTTGTAGAAAACTAAGGGATAAAGAGTAGCAGCGAAGTAATATATGACCATTACTGGCAATTTGATGTTAACATATTAATCATAAATCTAACCTGATAAAAAAACCTACTTAAATTGTGAAATGGAATTCTACTAAACTTTTTAAATCGATTGTTACCATTATTTTCGAATTGCTGGTTTTCTATACAATGCTACTATCACAGTAATTACGTAATGCAAGTGTAATATTCTGTCCCTCGATATCATTTTCCAAGAAGAAATCTGGAATGGAAGTTATGGTTATTGTTGTCCAAATGACAGTTGGTGTTTGATTTCATACGGGAAGTGTGTTAGATAATTTTCTAGGTAGTCGACCGCAACAAGCTTATTGTGGCCATATTGCTTGTATGTATACTACGCATCGAGTTACACGATCCAGTTAAACGCAATGTCATATGTGAGGTAGGCTCTTTCCTTTGACCAaggcacaccaaagtctatagaaGTGGTAGTGTAAATATAATGCGACCTGtcggggtgtgttgcttgatgatTACCAGAAATAATTTCGTCTTCTGTTTATGTTTCAGCTGTATGCACACCTTGTGACTACGATTTGGTGACAGGGCCATATGGTGTATCTGACGATGCTATCACAGCGTCCTCTCACCATGATCATTGCCCTGTACTATATGCCAGGTTTAGTAGTCCGTATGGCTGGTGTCCGGCGACTATAAGGGACGGTGATTATTTACAGGTATTTATTGGTTTACATgttataaatttattatttaattggAAATCGACAACATCCGTATAGCCAGTGTTAATTTCAAACCACCATCGCTGCTATTTTTTATAACACCGGGTCCTTTGGCACAAGACAAAAAAGCGTTTCGAGACTGCTAATCTCAATATTTTACTTTCTCTGTTTTCCTGTGGAATGCGCACCGATGTCTTTCTCAGTTTTCCTGTCGAACCTGTCCCGATTGATACAATAAGGTATTTTATTGGTTGATTTGTTTCGATGCACAATATCCtcaaacaagaggcctatgGGACGTAACGGTCACCagaaatttgaaacaaattagttatgttatttactagccaactgatgcCTTTTGTTCTCAaaataggaacatacatctaataggtctaaatacaaattttcattaagcttggtgcatatttactcacattaccATGTTCACAAggtttaataattattatttgaaagggcaataactccgtaaataagTTTGAACATTAccatgttcacaaggttcaataaatattatttgaaaaggcaataactccgtaaataagTTTGAGTCGAATCACacttattttcaaacttgttaaGAGATAATTACaatgggaaataactctgtaagttacGATTTACTTACTCGCATTAccatgttcacaagattcaataattattatttgaaaGGGCAATAACTATGTGAAAAAGTTTGAGCATTAccatgttcacaaggttcaataaatattatttgaaagggcaataactccgtaaataagTTTGAGTCGAAACaagcttattttcaaacttcaaaagAGATAATTGCAatgggcaataactctgtaagttacGATCTAATCAGGTCGATTTTAAAAGATACCTTTCCTATTTTAGTCTAAATGCTAAGTATAATGACGCTGAGTGCgtatttattcaaattatcatATTCACAACGtccaataataataataagtgCGAAGAGCAATAACTCCGTACATTGTCGTCAGATAAAGCTGATTTTCTAAATTGTCGAAGATAAttctaatgttagtctacatacaaattttcattaagctcggtttatatttactaagaTATCACGTTCAGAAGGTcgaatattaattatattaattataaatgcaaaggacaataactcatgctgatttttgaactcgtccgagattgttccaatgttagtctacacacaaagtCTCATTAAAtcgtttttatttattaaagttatcgcgttcacaatgtttaataataattattggtTCAAAGAGCAATAACTCTATTAATTACTGTcgaatcatgctgattttcaaactcgccCGTGATCTTTCCAATggtagtctacatacaaagtttcattaaactcggtttaaatttaatcaaattattgcgttcacaaggaaatgttaacggacgccgcacgacggacgacgcacgacgacggacaaaagactctGGTCAGGTGGCCTATAATCGAATTTAGGACTTGTTTTTATGGCAGTTACGTTTATCAAATCAATAAGGACTTGAATGGGATCGTCCTTGTTGATATTGAATTTggattgttttgtttactaacGTCATAATTTTTCGCAGTCGATCGGGTCACGTAATATCTTCCCGAAATCGTGACATTTGTATCCTTTCGTTTTGTATTTGTTGTGGGCCACATTTGTattggtttttttatatttatgtttgttttgaaaCTTCACACTTGGTCTCCTGATAACAACTTAACTGGCTTAAGTCAACATTATATGCCGAGAGAACgttgtgattttttttgtaaatgtttgtgaCTACAACAACGCTTATTGGGCATTTAAAGgcacaatttgattaaaatacactTCTTTACACAGTTTATATACGTTGTGGTCGGGCAAAACAACATAAACATTGTTAACAtgaaaacgaaatccaatccctatatttacactcacacgactttttatttatattttatgcaatgaaatcgtcatttgaaagtgacgtaattattcaataaaagtcggtcaaaagtggagAGTTTACTCAATTTAACAGCGAATGAAGACTCTTCACGTAGGATAGAATTAtgcatccgcgacgacaaaaaagttcaatattttagtgtaaaataaacatgacacacaaagtaaatttcagagacatttttttaatcatatcagaactttaaatatatattcaattttactaaaagttaatatatagcgtaataacataaagtatttgtactcggccacatgtgtgaactcggtgaccgttattgtgtagcgaggcgaagctgacgacgcacgcttacacacttgagtttacgaagttgtcaaaacagcggtgttcaagtagctaaatttgtttgagattgttgtccgacttgacgatattacatccttgggagccacgtcattatataatctacgcttagatccatcgccatcgatagatggaacaacttcattTGTGTTAGATGGATACAAGGTATTTAAGGTGACGcataactgtcaacacgtggattaatagcggtgcatgtttataatacacacgattaaattatcaaagaacaaagacaagagaatatgtttataacttacctagctctgtcagagggtctcacgcccgtccaccccaaagactcgatcgcaggacgaacacagacacagaggtaatgtttacatttgacatacatcatttttaacaaaaatgaaagcactgcacgtcgccccggtcgggatattttttcccgtttccttatacaattgtaaattttaaaaatgtttgtatcatatataaatataaaacatatatgtattgtttacatttttccaaaattctatgaaaaacaacaatatacacgtaatgatgcgtcaaaatgtaaacaaagccatgtgtttctttttttttaaaagtagcccctttaccttgcatagaacattttcatacgcaagttcacaGTTcgatgttaccatgcagttatggttaACAAAATCGGAtagtacttgcgtatagtgaTCAAGCCTagcaattgtaaatataatgtaatgtattaCAAAAAGTGTTATCTTAAACGATTTATAAGTTATAGCCAGAACATGATTTAATTCTATCGCAAACAGGTTTCTCTAGGATAATAATGAAAAACAGTTTCTCTATATAACTTTGTGCCTTTAGCATTCCTTGttctggccctgcaggtagagcgAGTAACATACTTTAATGGCAAcgtcatcaaatatatcaaaaactTGCAgcttcaactaaggagttctaTGAATTTCGTGTAGGTCAATATTGTATACTGCGACAATGTTTTAGGCCAATAGTCAGATGGCATGTAAGGCCTATGGGCCTTTTGTTATTAGATGTCAGTATATCAAATGTAGACGATAATATTTTGGCTAGCAATAATACAAGCGTCCACCTGGCAAATATAAACGTATCATTTTGACtcgttttaaaatataaaacttcTGTTTCAGGTTGAGTTTAAGACTACTTCTACCCTGAAAGCCATACAGACCACTGGACGAATGGTTCACGGACATTTGGTGTCCTCGTACAGTGTAAACACCAGCATGGACGGAATCAACTGGATTTCTATCTCATCAAATGGCACAGTAAAGGTGACTTCAGCAATTAATCTAGTTCAACCATTCTAAAACTGTTTTGTATCACTATTCAATACTCAAccgtattatctcattttatatctgccctgcaggtagggcgtaggAATTTTAcctgctgctcctattgcatgatcgcaaATAGCGACTAATGGAGGGGTATCACTCAGTGATAGGAAATATTTTGCACGAAAATACCTTAGACTCAGCTGCATATTGTTTGTTATTCAGAAAATCTTTTTTTCCTGCAGTAGGGTGTAAGAACTGTGCATGCTGCCCCTACTGCATGATATTAAAAGGCCACTAAAttaaggatattatcttttctttctccctacCATACTTTCTTCTTCCTTGACATCACCTAACTTATGACGTTCGTCCATGTGAGGAATGCTTTGGGTTCTGTACCCTGTGTGACACAATGACAATACCATATGTGACACAATGACACGACACATCATGGTATCTTCTTACTTATAAGCAGTTCatcacatgtaaatatatgtaaacaaaacattgtcCTTGCCACTAACACACAACTAGTATAGTATATTGACTAACCTGGTATCTGTAAACGACTATTAATCTTACTAAGTTCGTATTTCTCATCATAAGAATATCCAAGGCTGGGAAGCTCCCAGTTCCCTCGGAGAGTTCTAACTCACTCCCCGGCTGACCTCAACTTTCCTGTCTCTCTCTCTGACGCCACCTCGGACTCCATGTCCAGGTGATGTTACCTTATGGCTTACATCTTGGGAGTCTCTCTCTCAACTCCCTAAATTCCCAGTATATCTAACATTTAACTTAACACCTACACCGCCCCGCTTCtttgtacatttat from Argopecten irradians isolate NY chromosome 15, Ai_NY, whole genome shotgun sequence encodes:
- the LOC138309116 gene encoding contactin-associated protein-like 2, yielding MLCVACVTCKADGSTGVSLNILAMLTVFQLFTFLCTANICSAVCTPCDYDLVTGPYGVSDDAITASSHHDHCPVLYARFSSPYGWCPATIRDGDYLQVEFKTTSTLKAIQTTGRMVHGHLVSSYSVNTSMDGINWISISSNGTVKLFPGNSDDSSIVTNTLGRSVTAKFVRVISVSGTGYRSMRLEVKGCPISNSSTCNQWAATLGSAGDVFPVLQETNAPYQGLCGLMCYRQPDCDSFVFDIGSNYCMLLKSTPDVSYTTVDLENVWYFIKT